One stretch of Paraburkholderia fungorum DNA includes these proteins:
- a CDS encoding VOC family protein, whose protein sequence is MQKIAPCLWFNGNAEEAAEFYMSVFSASRIVTTMHYPEAGPGPKGKVLAITFEIEGQEFMALNGGPQFTFTPAISLFVHCASQEEVDRYWTKLTEGGGSPWQCGWLKDRFGISWQIVPDSLGDMLRDRDDAKASRVMAAMMKMVKLDLAQLERAYRGE, encoded by the coding sequence ATGCAAAAGATTGCGCCGTGTCTGTGGTTCAACGGCAATGCCGAAGAGGCTGCAGAGTTCTATATGTCGGTGTTTTCCGCTTCGCGAATCGTCACCACGATGCATTACCCGGAAGCGGGTCCGGGGCCCAAGGGCAAGGTGCTCGCCATCACGTTCGAGATCGAGGGTCAGGAGTTCATGGCGCTAAACGGCGGACCGCAATTCACCTTCACGCCCGCCATTTCGCTGTTCGTGCATTGCGCGTCGCAGGAAGAGGTCGACCGATACTGGACGAAGCTCACCGAAGGCGGCGGTTCGCCGTGGCAATGCGGCTGGTTGAAGGACCGCTTCGGCATTTCCTGGCAGATCGTGCCCGACTCGCTCGGCGACATGCTGCGCGACCGGGACGACGCCAAAGCGAGCCGCGTGATGGCAGCGATGATGAAGATGGTCAAGCTCGATCTCGCGCAACTGGAGCGTGCGTATCGGGGTGAATAG